From the genome of Canis lupus baileyi chromosome 4, mCanLup2.hap1, whole genome shotgun sequence:
ATATACTACCCTAATGCTCTACCCCACTTGTCCATCTCCTTTTCCACTAGATTAAGTTACTGCTGAAAACTTTCgattcttcttctcctcctccaagGGGCATTTTATTGTCTGGTTAAGCCTTGCTCCCTAGGTGCTTCATCTTGCACTCTAGAAAACGGAGCTTGTGGCAGATTCTTCCCAAATGCTGTCATTCATTTGCTGCATTTCTTAGGTTTGTGCGCTCTATCTTTCTCTTTAACTTCAAAGGGCTAGTGAGTGAAAATGTCTCTGAATCCTGGCTGGGGATGCTCTCCTTGTGATCACTCCCACTGAAGGTGTCAGGATTGTCACCTGTCACTGCAGACGTCTTTGCAGGCTTTTCCACCACCACAAAGGTCCCTGGATTCTGCCTCAGGCATCTCCCCAGGGAGAAGGCAGTGGCCTGTGAGGAGGCCCAGCTCCTTATGAGATAACCAAATGGGTATGTCAAATACATTCCATGAATCTCTTATTCCTCTTTCCTCAGATAGAACTCTGGGCAGTACCTTCCAGAGGTTGCACGggtcaaatgagaaaaatctatgaGAAAGTGCTTTATAATGTACCAAGTGCTAGGTATTTCTGTTTCTTATCCCCTGCTTTCTGCCACCTAATTCAGGCTTCATGTCCTCTCAACTCAAAGATGCATTCGCCTCTCaacttctctccctgcctctaaGCTCTGCCTCTACCTCCAACCTATCAGTACTACAAGTGTCTGAGCGATTTTTCTAAAGATTGTGTTGCTTTAAAGGGCTCAATATAATTgaaatcaaaacttaaaattaaaaaaaaaaaaataaagtgctcaaAGCTTCCTGTTGCCTAGGACACAGAGTCCAAACTTCACAGCATGCAATTTGAAACCCTCCCCCAGCTGGATACCCAAGCCACTGTTCAGCCTCTCTGCTCCTTGTCTTTCGAAAGCAACCCACCTTCCAACTAACTGGGACTCTTCCAGCCAGAGCCTGGTCTGGCTTAATTTACTCAAAGTCACACCTCTTCTGAACCCCACAAGGAGTCTTCCTCCTGGGCCTGCCCCAGCATTTGATTTCTGCTCCCATTACAGTGTGATTCCTCCTGATGGATTATGATCAGAACTCATAGATTGAACCACATTTATCTTTATGTTCATCATAGAACTTAACACTGTGGTTTACAAATCACAGAAGGTACTCAACGAGTTATgtctaatgatatatttttaaaaagatttttataccATTAGGAGTTTAGCATTGTACTGGGTGCtatagcagcaaaaaaaaaaaaaaaaaaaaaaaaaaaaatccttgttggactcttggctggctcagtcagtagagcatgcgattcttgatctttgggttgtgagtttaagctccacattgggccTATTAGGGcttagttaaaaacaaacaaacaaaaaaaacaaatacccttaaaagtagaactactgtatgaccccaaaattgcactactaggtatttacccaaagaatacataaatgttaattcaaagggatacatgtacccctatgtttatagcagtattacccagaatagccaaaatatggaaacagcccaagtgtccatcaactgacgaatggataaagatgtggtgtgtgtgtgtgtgtgtgtgtgtgtgtgtgtgtgtgacggaatattactcaaccataaaaaagaatgaaatcttgccatttgcaatgatgtggatggaactagagggtattatgccaagtgaaataagtcagtcagagaaagataaataccatgtgatttcactcattcatgaaatttaagaaacaaaacaaatgatcataggaggaaaaaagagagaggcaaaccaagaaacagactctcaactctagaggacaaactgatggtcaccagagggagaGTGTGAGGGGATATGtggaataggtgatggggatgaaggagtgtacttgtgatgagcaccaggtgatgcatgaatcactatattgtgcatctgtaactaatattacactgcatagtaactaagtggaatttaaataaaaaccataaaaaaacccaaatacccTTTCCTCCCTCaataaacttcctttttttttttttttaattttatttatttatgataggcacacagtgagagagagagagaggcagagacataggcagagggagaagaaggctccatgcaccgggagccctacgtgggattcgatcccgggtctccaggatcacgccctgggccaaaggcaggcgctaaaccgctgcgccacccagggatccccaataaacttccttaaaaacaaaagttgtgCCCTTATTCCtaattaaataaacttaaatatttgtaaaaggaGATCTCATAATGGAGCAAGCCAGCCTAGCTAAGACATTAgatagtatcttttaaaataggacggggggcggggggtggggggggggtggggaggcgcggagagcagcccgggtggctcagcggtttagcgccgcctttggcccagggcgtgatcctggagacccgagatcgagtccacatcgggctccctgcatggagcctgcttctccctcggcctgtgtctctgcctctctctctatctctgtctgtcactcatgaataaataaataaaaattaaaaaaaatagagcgCTATTTTTGgtctcccaggatcgagtcccgtgtcaggctcccggcatggtgcctgcttctgcctctcctctctctctctctctgtatctcatgaataaataaataaaatcttttttttaataaataaaatcttaacaaataaataaatacataaaataaaatagggtggGGAACCCATCCGGGGgaggaatttatatatatatccttatcaGAGGAACTGTaaattttttgaactttttaattattattattttaaatttaattttatttattatttttttaaaaagatttaatttatttattcatgagaaacacacacagagagaggcagggacataggcagagggagaagcaggctgcctacagggagcctgatgtggggctggatcccagcaccctaaGCCagaggctgatgctcaaccactgagcaacccaggcatcccaaactttTTGAACTTTCAAGGGAGCCTGAATTCCTCAGCTTGGAGAACTCCCTTCTCAGGATGCAAGTCCTGGCAACCAGATCCTCCCCCTCCTTCATTTGGAAAGGAGCCAATTCAGTTTCACAAACTTTCGTCCCTCATTTGCATATTGACTCAACCAATCCCATTTCAATCCCTCATTACAAGGAGGACCTAGATGGAAACTACCCGTATATTCCTTCACCTGTATAActcttgcctccctctttgtTGTCCTCAGAACACGAGCCAGGTTTCTACCTGAATCTGCCTCCAAAATTGCAATTCTAATTGCTCAAATAAATGCCTGTTTGCTTTACTTTTCAGTGAATTCTTTCTTAGTCGACACATTGTTGAGGTGATAAAGCAACAACTTAAAAACCTATATAAAAGAGTCTATAATTAATACATTTGCTAAAAATTTTGGCCGGATACATTGCACGATTGTTCTCAAAGTATTCTAATTTTAGGTTCTACCCCCTGTGTGAAACAGCTGCTGTGGGCAAAAAGATAAACTTCTCTATAGTTGGCAGATTTCAGGGTCATCAGTTTGGGAAAGAAAGCTCAATCGGACTTTTAAGGTGCTTTTCAGGTTCTTTCTAGTCTATCCACAACCTAAGGTATGCAGGTTTTAGAATTatgaagaaaagcacaaaaagacTCTGGGATGTTCCAGAAAGCACATACTAAGTGGGTAGGAACTCAAAGTGGGGATGAAGAAGTGTCTGGATTAATGGAAGGACAGGATAGAGGGAAGAGATTGCCTCTTGGTGGGTGGCACCAGATACCGGTGACTTGGAGGTCTGTGTTCCAAGGCCCAGATCCCCCCGACCTTCATCTTTAAATCTAAGAAGAGGTGAGGGTTACTGAAGAGAGCACTGGATTAAAAGTCTGCATTTCCTGACCTCCAAGAACTTGTGAACaacgaaacaaaaacaaaaagatatgaaaaaaaggtTGATTTAGCTGTACAGTAGACAGCTGGGCCTCATTCTGGCTCAGGGTCAGAATACTGGTGTTTCAGAATTGAACTAAAGCAAAAAACATATACAGGTTTGAACTACACAGGTTTGAACTATGCAGGTCCACttatgtgcagattttttttcaataagtacaGTAAAGTACTTTCTCTTCTCTATGATTCTCTTCAAAACCTTTTCTTGTCTCTAGCTTTactataagaatacagtatagaatACGTAAACATATAAACTTGTTAATCGACAGTTTACATGATTGGTAAGGTCTCTTAACGATAGTAGGCTAGTAGTAAttaagttttggaggagtcaaaagttatacatggatttttgactgtggtGGGTGCCTCTAACCCCCGTGTTGTTTAAGGTTTAGCTGtattttaagaagttatttattatttcattcctgtTATAAGTATGACCCTTAAAAGGTACCTTATATTGGCCTTTGAATAAGCAGGTGCCGACTGACATTTTCCTTGGGTGTTAAGATATTTGATGGGCTCTTGCACAATTGCCTTTTGGGTTTATAGAAATAAAGTCTCAGCAGCATAGAAATTCTACGGTAATTCTAGTCACACCTGGATGTTATGTGTTGATATAAGGGGACTTTCAATATGCTCACTTCACGGTGCCAGAATGCACAGTCTGTCTTTAAAACCATGGGTTGGCATCATCAGAGCTGCCCGTCAGTCCTGGCACCAGGGACCTCATGTTGCTATTTTAGCAGGCCCTAACCTTCTTTCCTTGTCATCCATAATCCCCTCAAGTATGTACTTTAAAATGACTTCAGTACCCTGATGCTTTAACACCATCTCTTTTCTCACTGCACTCCTACATATCCATCCTCTGATGAGCTAACATCAGTGACTTCGGCTAGGCACTGCAAGACACAGTCATGTGACACAGGGAATTAAAGGAATTCATGCTAGGGTGTAAGTAAAAGATCAAAATATTGCCCATCCCCTCTACTCCCTTAGTCCCCACACAAGCAGTCTGTCCCTCTCCCAAAGACACCCGCTGTTTAAATAGGCTAATGAATGAATACCTGAAATCCGGAAATGTGACTAGATAATTAGTGGAAGGTGAGGCACAGTGATGAGGTGGAAGATTCTGGgcagtgggtggggtgggagccttCCTGATGCCCTCAAATCACACTACCCACCCTGGGGCTTCTTCATGTCAATCTCAGGCATGTCAATCTCAGGCAGTGCAAGGGCGGAGAACAAGAGCCAGTGTGAAACACATGGATTCTGGGGAGGtggattaaaggggaaaagaccccccctccccaaaatgCAGGCCTCTTTTATGTGGGGTGTCTGAAGCGCTCAGAACCCTTTATTATTATGATCCTTTTGGGTATTTAGAACAATTAAATTcctttgataaataaaatcagtcaTCATTGGGCATTCAAGTGATCCACCCTAGGCGTGCAGCGTTGGTTTTTAATTTGCGGTGAGGCTATTGTCTGCTAATCAGTCCTTTCCTTACTTTTCCGTCTCTAATCCGGTTATAACTGTCATGTTTATTCTTCCTAGAAGGGGTACAGCCggtgtctctctcccttttttcctctctctttctgaggTGTGAGTCGTGAGTGTTTATTTTTGCCTCAGAACTGATGGATAGTGTCCGAGATTTAAGTTTTCTCTACTTTCGTCCCATTTCCATCTAGAATCGCTCTTGCGTTCCCAGCCAGGCTGAAAGACGAGTCTGTTTGCGTTCCCAAGTTGCAAAGTGGACCTGGAGCTCTCGGCCGCCGTCGGCGTCGGTAGGGCTGGGCACGGTCACCGGTGAGGCCAGCCTGCCCTAGCGGAGGGAATAAACGGTTTGCGCGGGTCTGGGTGTCCCCACCCTCCCGGCGGCGAGCTGACCCCGACGAGAGGCGCTCCGGATTCAGCCCTGGGACGAGGCGGGGGTCCTGTGGCCAGAGCCCGGCCTCCCCCGCCTCGGCCCCCGGGCCTCCGGGGACGGAGACCGCCGGCGGGATCGCGGATCCAGCACTGCCCGCCTCCTCTCCGaccttccccaccccccgccagccGTCCGTCGGGCTGCGTCCGACAGGGGGGCTCCCTCGGCAGTTACAGGCAGCTTTGGCGGCTGCTGGGAAGCCCACCTCGCTGGGAGTGGGGCAGCCGGGCCAGGACTCGGTTCCgggaggaggtgggcaggtgagGGGGGAGTCCCGGGAGGGGGGGAGTCCCGTGAGCTCGCGGAGGTGAGCCGGGAaccagggggtgggggcggggcgtgcgggggcggggctggggagcGGGACCTGGGGGCGGGctcagggaggggcggggggctgaTGGGCGGGGCTGGAGGTGAGCCGGGGCGCGGGgatgggagcagggtgggggcgggggcgtgcgggggcggggctggggagcGGGACCTGGGGGCGGGCtcagggaggggggcggggggctgatGGGCGGGGCTGGAGGTGAGCCGGGGCGCGGGgatgggagcagggtgggggcgggggcgtgcgggggcggggctggggagcGGGACCTGGgggagggctcagggaggggggcgggggctgaTGGGCGGGGCTGGAGGTGAGCCGGGGCGCGGGgatgggagcagggtgggggcgggggcgtgcgggggcggggctggggagcGGGACCTGGGGGAGggctcagggagggaggggggcggggggctgatGGGCGGGGCTGGAGGTGCgccgggccggggctgggggcgcggggcgggcaggGCACCGGGCGGGGATGGGGATGCggagcgcgggcgggggcgggggcgggggcggggcgccggggaggggaagtgggcggggcgCCGCCGGGAAGGGGGCGGGCCGGGAGAGCctcggggccggggcggcggcggcggcggcggcggggcagGGCGCGTGGCCGGGCCCGGCGAGATGAgcggggcgggagcggcggcGGGGGTGGCGGACGCGGTCCGGGGGTTGCGGGTGGACGGGCTGCCCCCGCTGCCCAAGAGCCTGAGCGGGCTGCTGCACTCGGCGTCGGGCGGCGGCGCGTCGGGGGGCTGGCGGCACCTGGAGCGGCTGTACGCGCAGAAGTCGCGCATCCAGGACGAGCTGAGCCGCGGGGGCGCgagcggcggcggggcccgggccgcgGGGCTGCCCGCCAAGCCGCCCAACCTGGACGCCGCGCTGGCCCTGCTCCGCAAGGAGATGGTAAGGGGGCTCCGCGGCGGGGGGTCCGTGCGGTCTCGCCGTCCCGGGAaagccgcccggccccgcgctcTGCTCCGGAagcctcgcgcccgccgccctcTGGCTCGCGAGTCCCGGGCGCCGTCCTCTGCGCTCCCCCTCTTACCATCCTCTCTGTCCGCGGAGGACGCTCGCCCGGGGAGGCCCCCCACTGGGGCGGCAGCTTTCGGGCCCGGGCGCCCCACGCGCGGCCGCTGCTGGCTCGGCGTGGGCTTCGCTGTGGCCTCGCGGCGGGCGCGACTCGGTCACCGGCCTCCGGAGCGGCACAGACCCGCCGGGGTTCAGGGCCGTGTGCGATTGGATTTTCCTGCCTTGGAAAGGACAGTTTTTGTCCGCGCGGGCGTAGACGGAGGCTGGAACAGCCCTcgcgccctccccgcggcccggcGGCGCGTGCAGAACCGACTACCGCGGGGCGGCCGCGGCCCCAAACCCGCCGAGAGCGGAGGGGCGCGCCCCGGCCAGGTGAAGCCCGCCTGGGCCCTTCGGGTTGTGTCCGGGCGCCAAACAATGGGGCTTAGTTCCTGTCAGTCCTCGGGAAGTACATTTGGTGTGTGCGGACCGGGACACGCGATTTCAGTGACGCCAAAGGCAGAACAAGGGCAGGGATTTAGGTGGCGCTGAGCCTTTCCCGGGCTTTCGCCTCCCGGCCCGGCCAGgccagcagggagctggggaacttcctcctttCCACGCTCTCGCCGCCCCTGATCACTTAGCCTGGCCGCCCGCTCTCTTTCTGGAATCTGccccttctttcacttagtgcaGGTTCTGAGTACACTTAAAAACTTTATTAAGAAAATCTACTATATGAAAGCTGCTTTTTTCCTAAGTTTCCTGCCAAAAAACTTATCACAGAAACGCTTTAAATATGCGACTAGTACGTTACAGTATTGCTTAGAAACTTCCAATTTAtgcctcttttttgttttcaggagCATATCTGTTCTGAAAGGTAAGGCTTAATTAAATCTAGAAAATCAGCCTTAAATGAACATTTCTAAATCAGTTAGATACTGTCTTCCCACTCTAGCTGGCATTGAAATAGTGATTTCCAATTCTCTCTGAATAGATTTTCTAAGCTTCTTAACAGAATGACTTAAATTCCAAGAcaacagtttttatttaataatgaacaTTAATCGACACCAGCATTGCACAGCCAGTGAGCTGCATTTTAATTAGATAAACCTACATCTACTATGTTTACAGTCTGCATTTAGATGTAGCATAAACATGGGGCTGAATGGGAAGATTCACCCTGGGTTAAGTCCCATACTGGAACAGACAGGAAAACCTCACAGCCACTCCTGTTGTGAAGCTCTGGTTTATAAACATGCTCTGGTGGCGTGGGGAGTCAATGTGCTATTCCCGAAAGTATTTTTCCGGGTCCCTCCCGGTGCAGCTGGAGAACAGCCACAACCTTATAATTATGCCTTGGACCAGAGCTCTCTCTAAGCCTAACTGTTTGAAGCGCAAGGGAAATAAACAGCCATCTTTGGTCAGTCTGATATTTAGCTGAGAGAAAGGTAAGAAAGATATGGCTACAGGCCTTGACATGTCCTTTCACAGAATGTCACAGGTCTTTTAAAAGTGCCCTAGGTCTTTTGGCTCTAAGAGATTCACTaacctggggccctggggtctgAGTGGTAACCTAAACTGAGTGCATTCCTAAATTATCTGCGGAATAGTTTGTGTCAATCTATTTAATTGGAAGGCCTGGGGTCAAATCTGTACCAAGGAACTTACTAGAAATCTTGGCAGAATGTGATTAATCCCTGTTTGAAAAGGTCCTGTGCAATTACAGATCAATGTGGTtaatcccctttttttttaaatcctgtgcAAGCAGTGGTGGGGTGGGAAGGCCTCTGAAGGCAACAGAATTTTAACAAAGGGCCAAGGGCAGTGGGGAAGTAGCAGCAAAGCTGGAATAAGGGAATAGCTCCAATTTGATAGCAGGATGCAAAAAGGGCTGGAAGCGGGAGATGCCGGAAGTGTGCTTGGAGAAGGTGAGAGCCTCCAGCAGGGTGGGGGGCCAGTGAACAGGAAACAGGAATCAAATGGGGGATGCTTCTCTGATGGAGAAAATGCAGGAATTGCTAGTTAACATTAGAGCCTGGGAGGTGATTTCAGCTTTTTAATGGAAAGTGCAGCTAAGCAAAACAATTAAAAGTTACTCATAGTCCAAGCACCTTGAGATCATCACTTAATTGTTTGGGATATCTCCTGTGTAGGCACAGTGTAAATGCTTTCTATACATCATAACTTCTCTGTGAGTTGGGTACTCAATATCTatttgggcacttgggtggctcagttggttaagcatctgcctttggctcagtcatgacctcagggtcctaggatagagccccaatctggctccttgctcagtggagaggcagcttgtccctctaccccttcctccctgctcgtgcccactctctctccctccccctctctcaaataaataaattaaaatccttgaaaaaggccattttatttatctatttattgaagTGTAGTGGACACATgatgtcatattagtttcagatgtacagcagAGTGACTCAAGTCTGTATGTTATGCTGTCTGTGCTCACTGCAAGCGTAGCTTCCATCTGTCCCCATACACTGCTGTTGCCGTACCATTGACTACATTCTCTGTGctttacttttcatccctgtgacttacccATTCCAGAACTGGAAGTCTGCATCTCCCATTCCCTTTTAcccattttccccatcctccctACCTGtctcctctggcagccatcagtttgttctctgtatttatgggtctgtttctgctttttgtttgttcatttgttttgctttttagattccacatgtaagtgaaatcatatggtatttgtctttctctgacttatttcacttagcgtaatgccctctaggtccatcctaTTTCAtacgttttttttaaaaaatcactcagaATTTAACTCCTCTGTGATCACATATTCAGCCAGGTGTGTCCTAAAGCCTGTTTTAACCTTTGTATTATACTGCCTGGGTGCATGTAAGGATGAGAATCTGGTGGCTGGAAAGGAGATTTGGACCTGGTGATAAGCATTTGACGGATGGTGAGAGTGGAACGGCGAGCAGTGGGGACAGTTGGCATCCAGGCCTCTGGGAGGGCACAGAGTTCTGTCCTGTGATTGGCACTGTGCTCTGCTGGAAGATCATGCTTTCTACTGCACTGCACATTTCAGCAGTTCCCGTGCTAGGAACCCTTCTAATGTGCTAGGAACCCCAATGCTGTGAAGCTCTGTGCTGCTGCAGGTCCTGGCCCCCTGCCCTAGTGGGCCCATTTGGAAAGCTGTGAGGGTCACACAGAGGGTTACTGCTTTATAGACCAGAAAGAGTCCTTTAAAACAAGAAGCTGAGTTTGTTGgttgttgggcttttttttttttttttaacatcagaggaggatattttattttaagattttatgtatttcttcatcagggacacacacacacagaggcagagacacaggcagagggagaagcaggctccatgcagggagccggacgtgggactcaatccggggtctctaggatcacaccctgggctgaagacggcgctaaaccactgagccacccgggctgtcccagaggaggatattttaaaatcacactcAACAGATGTTTATGGGGCGTGTGTTAGGTATAAAGTGCTACAGAGAAACAAGGATGAATGGGAACTCTCTAGCTGTTAAGGAGTTTCCAGCAGCTGGTAGATGTGGTCATCTTCACAGCAGCAGGAGTGCTGTAAGTTCAGACCtcttctcagttttctcagctggAGTCTCTGTATTAGTAATAGGAACTCAGTCTGGACTAGCTCTTGTGAAAGGAGTCTTACACAGAGACAGCCTAGAACCAGGgctggtggggcacctgggatgTCCACGGTATTCTCTCTCCACCATCATTCTATTTATTCCCTCTTTTTTGGCCTGTGGCTGCTAACTGGGTCCATGCTCAATTTTGGCCTCGCTTCTTATTTCCAGTTTGTAAATAGTGTGGAAGGATGCCAGTGGGCCTAGCTTGGGTAGCTGGGCCAGTCTGGGCCAGTTGGTAGTGACCGAGGACGGCATTGCATTTTGCCAAGATAGTGTGACCAtatggatggggtgggggtgggagtccACCAAAGAAACGCCAGTTTGCAGAAATAGAGCAGGGGGCTATTAGATAATATATCACAGACCTCTTCTTACATAAGAATACTTTGCCCCAAAGGACCCAACCCttggaaagatttcttttttctttttttaagattttatttatttattcatgagagacacacacagagagagagagagagaggcagagacacacaggcagagagagaagcaggctccatgcagggagcccaacatgggcctcgatctcgggtctccaggatcacgccctgggcagaaggcggcaccaaaccgctgagccacctgggctgccctggaaagatTCTTATCTGTTAAGCTGACAAAGCCCCCTTTGCTCAGTAGACCTTGGTTGGCATTTCAAATCCTTGCACATGGCTGAAGGACTCCCTTGACTTGCAGTGTCAGCCGGGACCcctgacacatgcacacacacccctacacCCCTTCCTTGAA
Proteins encoded in this window:
- the FAM89A gene encoding protein FAM89A; its protein translation is MSGAGAAAGVADAVRGLRVDGLPPLPKSLSGLLHSASGGGASGGWRHLERLYAQKSRIQDELSRGGASGGGARAAGLPAKPPNLDAALALLRKEMVGLRQLDMSLLCQLYSLYESIQEYKGACQAASSPDCTYALENGFFDEEEEYFQDHHTLHDGRERGPPRDLPLPVSSLSSSDWILESI